The proteins below are encoded in one region of Oryzias melastigma strain HK-1 linkage group LG7, ASM292280v2, whole genome shotgun sequence:
- the LOC118598995 gene encoding uncharacterized protein LOC118598995, whose translation MRIGGRLESANLSNIEKHPVILPGKHHVSSLLIRYYHEQVQHQGRTFTEGAIRMAGIWLIGGKRCISNILHDCVTCRKLRRRTEIQKMSDLPSERLSESPPFTYTGLDVFGPWLITARRTRGGLAHSKRWAVLFTCLSTRAVHIEVIESMDTSSFINSLRRFFAIRGPSKQLHSDCGTNFVGACKELEFHKVQKESKVQMYTNSRGCTWHFNPPHSSHMGGAWERMIGVARRILDAMLTHIHSSLTHEVLCTLMAEVTAIINSRPLVPVSSDPEAPELLTPAMLLTQKQSAPPPPGNFTEKDLYKRQWRQVQCLADQFWRRWKREYLQTLQVRRKWQNSTPNVEEGDIILLKDAGTCRINWGMALVTKTFPGQDGRVRKIELKAMKDGTAKMFLRPVTEIVLLLKK comes from the coding sequence ATGAGGATTGGAGGCAGACTGGAGTCAGCAAACCTCAGCAACATCGAGAAACACCCAGTCATTCTGCCAGGCAAACATCATGTTTCTTCCCTGTTGATAAGATATTATCATGAGCAGGTGCAGCACCAAGGCCGAACCTTCACCGAAGGAGCTATACGAATGGCAGGCATCTGGCTGATAGGTGGCAAGAGATGCATCAGCAACATTCTGCATGACTGTGTTACCTGCAGAAAGCTCAGAAGAAGAACAGAAATTCAGAAGATGTCTGATTTGCCATCAGAACGGCTAAGTGAGTCGCCACCATTCACTTACACCGGTTTGGATGTTTTTGGCCCCTGGCTTATAACAGCCAGGAGAACCAGAGGAGGTCTCGCCCATTCTAAGCGCTGGGCAGTTCTTTTCACATGTTTGAGTACACGCGCTGTCCATATTGAGGTGATTGAATCCATGGATAcatcttcattcatcaactcgcTGAGAAGATTCTTTGCCATCCGGGGACCTTCCAAACAGCTGCATTCAGACTGCGGGACAAACTTCGTTGGTGCCTGCAAGGAGTTGGAATTCCACAAGGTGCAGAAGGAGTCAAAGGTGCAGATGTATACCAACAGTCGAGGTTGCACATGGCACTTTAATCCGCCTCATTCTTCCCACATGGGTGGTGCATGGGAACGCATGATTGGCGTGGCAAGAAGAATATTGGATGCCATGCTGACACACATCCACTCCAGCTTGACTCATGAAGTTTTGTGCACTCTCATGGCCGAAGTGACAGCCATCATCAACTCTCGTCCGCTTGTTCCAGTTTCTTCAGATCCGGAGGCTCCTGAGTTGCTTACACCTGCAATGCTTCTCACTCAGAAGCAAAGTGCACCACCTCCTCCAGGAAATTTCACAGAGAAGGACTTGTACAAGCGACAGTGGCGTCAAGTGCAATGTCTGGCGGACCAGTTTTGGAGACGATGGAAGCGAGAATACCTGCAGACACTGCAAGTGCGGCGCAAATGGCAGAACTCAACTCCAAATGTTGAAGAAGGAGACATCATTCTGCTAAAGGATGCAGGAACGTGCCGTATCAACTGGGGTATGGCTCTTGTGACTAAGACCTTCCCAGGACAAGATGGACGTGTCCGCAAGATCGAACTTAAAGCAATGAAAGATGGAACTGCTAAAATGTTTCTCAGACCTGTAACAGAGATTGTTTTACTTCTTAAGAAGTGA